One window of Oncorhynchus masou masou isolate Uvic2021 chromosome 28, UVic_Omas_1.1, whole genome shotgun sequence genomic DNA carries:
- the LOC135517863 gene encoding calsenilin-like isoform X2, with translation MVLEGMELIAITVVIGLFFVVFKQFGVWEPLTLDESSDCELELSTVRHQPEGLEQLQVQTQFTKKELQSLYRGFKNECPSGLVDEETFKNIYSQFFPQGDATTYAHFLFNAFDMDRNGSIRFEDFVIGLSVLLRGSETEKLRWAFNLYDINKDGYITKEEMLAIMTSIYDMMGRYTSPSVRDIDPSEHVDKFFQKMDRNRDGVVTIDEFIETCQKDENIMASMQLFENVI, from the exons ATGGTGCTGGAAGGCATGGAACTGATTGCAATTACTGTAGTCATTGGCCTGTTTTTTGTAGTGTTCAAGCAGTTTGGTGTCTGGGAGCCCTTGACATTAGATG AGAGTAGCGACTGTGAATTGGAGCTTTCTACTGTTCGTCACCAGCCTGAAGGCTTGGAACAGCTCCAGGTCCAGACCCAGTTCACCAAGAAGGAGTTGCAGTCACTCTACAGAGGCTTTAAAAAT GAGTGTCCCAGCGGGCTGGTGGATGAGGAGACTTTCaagaacatctactcacagttCTTCCCCCAGGGAG ATGCCACCACATATGCACATTTCCTGTTCAACGCATTTGACATGGACAGAAATGGCTCTATCCGTTTCGAG GACTTTGTGATTGGACTATCTGTACTGCTAAGAGGTTCAGAAACAGAAAAACTCCGGTGGGCCTTCAATCTGTATGATATCAACAAGGATGGCTACATCACCAAGGAG gagaTGTTGGCCATAATGACGTCCATCTATGACATGATGGGCAGGTATACCTCTCCCAGTGTACGAGATATTGATCCATCTGAGCATGTGGACAAGTTCTTTCAG AAAATGGATCGGAACAGAGACGGGGTGGTGACCATTGATGAGTTCATAGAGACTTGTCAGAAG GATGAAAATATCATGGCCTCCATGCAGCTCTTTGAGAATGTCATCTAG